The following proteins come from a genomic window of Sesamum indicum cultivar Zhongzhi No. 13 linkage group LG10, S_indicum_v1.0, whole genome shotgun sequence:
- the LOC105171336 gene encoding transcription repressor OFP12-like gives MSNLLWKSFNLCLSKFKCLPTITFSPPPTNTDQDHKSTTAAAAAAANPLPLFKNFNSLYDVNYSDDISTSKSLASSTTAAAATEDFFSSSEDSDTDSVPDFTSAFASHRFFVSSPGSSNSIFEPLEPLSPKDAGALVSGGVAVQTYSPDPYSDFRKSMLEMIEARDLTDVNADWEFLHELLLCYLTLNPKHTHKFIVGAFADIIVSLLTAAPPTDACRKTHIERHCATPRLSV, from the coding sequence atgtcCAACCTCCTGTGGAAGAGCTTCAACCTCTGCCTCTCTAAATTCAAGTGCCTTCCAACCATCACATTCTCCCCACCACCCACCAATACCGACCAAGATCATAAATCCAccaccgccgccgccgccgccgccgcgaATCCTTTACCCCTTTTCAAGAACTTCAACTCTCTCTATGATGTCAACTACTCTGATGATATCTCAACCTCCAAATCTCTCGCCTCCTCCACCACGGCCGCAGCAGCAACAGAAGACTTTTTCTCCTCCTCCGAAGACTCCGACACCGACTCCGTCCCGGATTTCACCTCCGCCTTCGCCTCCCACCGCTTCTTCGTCTCTTCCCCTGGCAGCTCAAACTCCATCTTCGAGCCTCTGGAACCGCTTTCCCCCAAGGATGCAGGCGCCCTGGTAAGCGGCGGCGTAGCAGTTCAGACGTACTCTCCGGACCCCTACTCCGACTTCAGGAAATCTATGCTGGAAATGATCGAAGCGCGCGATCTAACAGACGTTAACGCTGATTGGGAGTTCTTGCATGAGCTTCTCCTCTGTTATCTAACTTTAAACCCTAAGCACACGCACAAGTTCATAGTTGGTGCTTTTGCTGACATCATTGTGTCCCTCCTGACTGCGGCGCCGCCTACAGATGCTTGCCGGAAAACCCACATCGAACGACACTGTGCGACGCCACGATTATCAGTTTAA